A stretch of the Ochrobactrum sp. BTU1 genome encodes the following:
- the pyrF gene encoding orotidine-5'-phosphate decarboxylase → MTTTDLRDQLIVGLDVPTVAEAEKVVEELGDAATFYKIGYQLVFAGGLDFAKSLIAAKKKVFLDMKLLDIDNTIAKGVENVAKMGVSMLTLHAYPKAMRSAVEAAKGSDLCLLGVTVLTSMDDADLKEAGYSDTPEALVLKRAQQARDAGMGGIVASAAEAFAIRQAIGPEMAVVTPGIRPAGAEKGDQKRVMTPADALEAGASHLVVARPIVGASDRRASALAILEEMRSVA, encoded by the coding sequence ATGACGACCACAGATTTGCGCGATCAGCTGATCGTGGGCCTCGACGTGCCAACCGTTGCTGAAGCGGAAAAGGTAGTTGAAGAGCTTGGCGATGCGGCCACTTTCTACAAGATCGGCTACCAGCTTGTGTTTGCAGGCGGTCTTGATTTCGCCAAGAGTCTGATTGCGGCAAAGAAAAAAGTCTTTCTCGACATGAAGCTCCTCGACATCGACAATACCATTGCCAAGGGCGTGGAAAATGTCGCGAAGATGGGCGTTTCCATGCTTACCCTTCATGCTTATCCAAAGGCCATGCGTTCGGCTGTGGAAGCGGCCAAAGGCTCTGATCTTTGCCTGCTTGGCGTGACTGTTCTGACCTCGATGGATGATGCTGATCTGAAAGAGGCGGGTTATTCCGATACGCCGGAAGCACTGGTGCTCAAGCGTGCGCAACAGGCGCGGGACGCGGGCATGGGCGGGATTGTTGCGTCGGCTGCCGAAGCTTTTGCCATTCGTCAGGCCATTGGCCCCGAGATGGCCGTCGTTACTCCAGGAATTCGTCCGGCGGGAGCCGAGAAGGGCGACCAGAAGCGGGTCATGACACCAGCCGATGCGTTAGAAGCCGGTGCAAGCCATCTCGTCGTTGCGCGACCAATTGTCGGCGCAAGCGATCGCAGGGCTTCAGCCCTTGCCATCCTGGAAGAAATGCGCTCGGTTGCCTAA
- the gshB gene encoding glutathione synthase has protein sequence MSLKVAVQMDHISTVNITGDTTFALSLEAQKRGHELYHYTPDRLSMRDGVVTARLEKLEVRDIKGDHFTLGEPVRRNMLDMDVVLLRQDPPFDMNYITNTHLLERIHPKTLVVNDPAWVRNSPEKIFVTEFPDLMPETLITKDPQEVLEFRREFGDIILKPLYGNGGAGVFHLADGDRNLTSLLEMFGQLFKEPFIAQRYLKDVRAGDKRIILIDGEPVGAINRVPSETDARSNMHVGGRAEQSKLTPREQEICARIGPSLKERGFILVGIDVIGDYMTEINVTSPTGIREIERFDGTNIAALFWDAVEAKRK, from the coding sequence ATGTCGCTAAAAGTTGCGGTCCAGATGGACCATATCAGCACGGTCAATATTACAGGTGACACCACTTTTGCTCTGTCGCTTGAAGCGCAGAAGCGCGGCCATGAGCTGTATCATTACACGCCTGATCGTCTTTCCATGCGTGATGGCGTTGTTACAGCGCGGCTTGAGAAGCTCGAAGTGCGCGACATCAAGGGCGATCATTTCACGCTCGGTGAGCCGGTTCGCCGCAATATGCTGGACATGGATGTGGTGCTGCTGCGCCAGGACCCACCATTCGACATGAACTACATCACCAATACGCATCTGCTGGAGCGCATCCATCCAAAGACGCTGGTGGTCAATGATCCGGCCTGGGTTCGCAACAGTCCGGAAAAGATTTTCGTCACCGAATTTCCTGACCTGATGCCGGAAACGCTTATCACCAAGGATCCACAAGAGGTTCTGGAATTCCGCCGTGAATTTGGCGATATCATTCTGAAGCCGCTTTACGGTAATGGCGGCGCAGGCGTGTTTCATCTCGCTGATGGTGACCGTAACCTGACCTCGCTTCTGGAAATGTTCGGTCAGCTCTTCAAGGAGCCGTTTATTGCGCAGCGTTACCTCAAGGATGTGCGTGCCGGTGACAAGCGCATCATCCTGATCGATGGTGAACCAGTTGGCGCGATCAATCGCGTGCCTTCGGAAACCGATGCGCGCTCCAACATGCATGTCGGTGGCCGTGCTGAACAAAGCAAGCTGACACCGCGTGAGCAGGAAATCTGCGCCCGCATCGGACCGTCGCTTAAAGAACGTGGTTTCATTCTCGTCGGTATCGACGTGATCGGTGACTACATGACTGAGATCAATGTGACTTCCCCAACGGGTATCCGCGAGATCGAACGCTTTGATGGCACCAATATTGCCGCCCTGTTCTGGGATGCAGTTGAAGCCAAGCGCAAGTAA
- a CDS encoding NAD(P)H-dependent oxidoreductase encodes MTAKIMIFAGSTRKGAFSGHMAEAASKELAAQGASVTHISLADYPLPFMNEDLEAEEGIPENAMKLGRLFAAHDGLMICSPEYNASIPALLKNTIDWVSRISKDGDKPLKPYAGLTVGLCSTSNGAFAGVRGLYHLRAVLMNVGTHIVTEQCSVSGAADAFNDDDTLKNERQAKMLSAVCASLIKHSVNPGR; translated from the coding sequence ATGACGGCAAAGATCATGATCTTTGCGGGTTCTACCCGCAAAGGCGCTTTTTCAGGCCATATGGCAGAGGCGGCTTCCAAAGAGCTGGCTGCACAAGGTGCGAGCGTCACGCATATTTCGCTGGCTGATTATCCGCTTCCCTTCATGAATGAAGATCTGGAAGCTGAAGAGGGTATTCCTGAAAACGCCATGAAGCTTGGTCGTCTATTTGCCGCGCATGACGGGCTGATGATCTGTTCTCCGGAATATAACGCATCGATCCCGGCGCTTCTCAAAAACACGATCGACTGGGTCAGCCGTATTTCGAAGGATGGCGATAAGCCGCTCAAGCCCTATGCGGGTTTGACTGTCGGGCTTTGCTCGACTTCCAACGGTGCTTTCGCCGGTGTGCGTGGGCTTTATCACCTGCGCGCCGTTCTGATGAATGTCGGCACGCATATCGTGACTGAGCAGTGTTCCGTTAGCGGTGCCGCCGATGCTTTCAACGATGATGACACGCTCAAAAATGAGCGTCAGGCAAAGATGCTGAGCGCTGTATGTGCGAGCCTGATTAAGCACTCGGTCAATCCGGGGCGCTGA
- a CDS encoding SMP-30/gluconolactonase/LRE family protein — MSAVNTTIFAEHIAELGEGPGYDPLTAQCWWFDILGQRLIEKDDGGEVRTHDLGMKASALAVIDRERQLIVSEHGLFVRERASGRLALHHPLEADNDVTRSNDARVHPSGSFWIGTMGKKAEKDAGSIWWYRAGQVKKLFSGITITNSICFSPDGKIAYFADTDRNIIWRVDTDPETGLPVSEKSVFHHRVEDGGVDGSVVDAEGTLWNACWGGSALNAYSPQGRLIRSIKLPVSQPTCPAFIGADASVLIVTSAHEGMNENARNADPHAGKVILLDLSISGRHDPPVKL; from the coding sequence GTGAGCGCAGTCAACACAACCATATTTGCCGAACATATCGCGGAACTGGGAGAAGGTCCGGGCTATGATCCACTGACCGCTCAATGCTGGTGGTTCGATATTCTGGGTCAGAGACTGATCGAAAAAGATGATGGTGGTGAAGTCCGCACGCACGATCTGGGCATGAAAGCCAGCGCGCTTGCAGTCATTGATCGTGAGCGGCAGCTGATCGTCAGCGAACATGGTCTGTTTGTGCGCGAGCGCGCCAGTGGACGCCTGGCGCTGCACCATCCGCTGGAAGCCGATAATGACGTCACACGCTCCAATGATGCGCGTGTGCATCCGTCAGGTTCCTTCTGGATCGGGACCATGGGCAAGAAAGCCGAGAAGGATGCTGGCTCAATCTGGTGGTATCGCGCGGGGCAAGTCAAAAAGCTTTTCTCTGGCATCACGATCACCAACTCGATCTGCTTTTCGCCGGATGGCAAGATCGCTTATTTTGCCGATACCGACCGCAATATCATCTGGCGGGTCGATACTGATCCCGAAACCGGGCTGCCGGTCTCGGAAAAAAGTGTGTTCCATCATCGCGTGGAAGATGGTGGCGTTGATGGCTCGGTGGTGGATGCAGAAGGAACACTGTGGAATGCTTGCTGGGGTGGCAGTGCGCTCAATGCCTACTCGCCGCAGGGCCGTTTGATACGCTCGATCAAGCTTCCTGTTAGCCAGCCAACCTGCCCAGCCTTTATCGGCGCAGACGCCTCTGTGCTGATCGTCACCAGCGCTCATGAAGGCATGAATGAAAATGCCCGCAATGCTGATCCACATGCGGGCAAGGTCATATTGCTAGATCTTTCGATCAGCGGACGTCATGATCCGCCGGTCAAGCTATAA
- a CDS encoding DUF1330 domain-containing protein, giving the protein MTKAYWIARVDARDTERYKDYVSTAKPAFERYGAKFIARGGKAEAVEGQGRARNVIIEFETMQHALDCYNSPEYQAAKAIRQTVADGEIVIVEGV; this is encoded by the coding sequence ATGACCAAAGCCTATTGGATCGCCCGCGTGGATGCCCGTGATACGGAGCGCTACAAGGATTATGTCTCGACCGCCAAGCCTGCTTTCGAGCGCTATGGTGCGAAGTTTATCGCTCGTGGCGGTAAAGCCGAAGCCGTTGAGGGTCAGGGCCGCGCCCGCAATGTCATCATCGAATTTGAAACGATGCAGCACGCGCTTGATTGCTACAACTCGCCGGAATATCAGGCTGCAAAAGCCATCCGCCAGACTGTGGCGGACGGCGAAATCGTCATCGTCGAAGGTGTATAA